One segment of Pantoea sp. Lij88 DNA contains the following:
- the ubiA gene encoding 4-hydroxybenzoate octaprenyltransferase produces MQNSLSMSKWRAYARLMRIDKPIGTLLLMWPTFWALWLAERAIPPLPVLAVFVAGVIVMRAAGCVINDYADRKVDGHVERTKHRPLASGAVSAKEAKLLFVILALVAFALVLTMNLMTIMLSVVGLALAWVYPFMKRYTHLPQVVLGAAFGWAIPMAWSAVSESLPLVCWLVFIANICWTVAYDTQYAMVDRDDDLKIGVKSTAILFGRFDKLIIGLLQLATLLLMALVGMLLHLNSGFYWSLLLAAALFVYQQKLIAGRERQPCFQAFLNNNYVGMVLFLGILMSTPPFSQLF; encoded by the coding sequence GTGCAAAATAGCTTAAGTATGAGTAAGTGGCGGGCTTACGCTCGCCTGATGCGTATCGACAAACCCATCGGTACGCTGTTGCTGATGTGGCCAACATTCTGGGCATTGTGGCTGGCGGAGAGGGCGATCCCGCCGCTGCCGGTGCTGGCGGTGTTTGTGGCCGGGGTGATTGTGATGCGTGCTGCGGGGTGTGTGATCAACGACTACGCCGATCGCAAAGTCGATGGTCACGTGGAGCGCACGAAGCACCGGCCACTGGCCAGCGGCGCAGTCAGTGCAAAAGAGGCTAAGCTGCTGTTCGTGATTCTGGCGCTGGTGGCGTTTGCGCTGGTGCTGACCATGAACCTGATGACGATCATGCTCTCCGTCGTAGGGCTGGCGCTGGCCTGGGTCTACCCCTTTATGAAGCGCTATACCCATCTGCCGCAGGTAGTGCTGGGGGCCGCGTTTGGCTGGGCGATTCCTATGGCCTGGTCCGCAGTTAGTGAGTCCTTACCTCTGGTCTGCTGGCTGGTATTTATCGCGAACATCTGCTGGACGGTCGCTTATGACACTCAGTATGCGATGGTCGACAGGGACGATGATCTGAAGATTGGCGTGAAATCGACGGCGATTTTGTTTGGCCGTTTCGACAAGCTGATCATTGGTCTGCTGCAGCTGGCGACGCTGCTGCTGATGGCGCTGGTGGGGATGCTGCTGCATCTGAACAGCGGCTTCTACTGGTCGCTGCTGCTGGCGGCTGCGCTGTTTGTTTATCAGCAGAAGCTGATCGCCGGGCGCGAACGCCAGCCCTGTTTCCAGGCTTTCCTGAACAACAACTACGTCGGGATGGTGCTGTTCCTTGGCATACTGATGAGCACGCCGCCGTTCAGTCAGCTGTTCTGA
- a CDS encoding ABC transporter ATP-binding protein, translating into MSYLEVRELNKSYGPTPIFEQIDFSAAEGEFVTLLGPSGCGKSTLLRCLAGLTGVDSGEIRLEGKDIVPLAPQKRAIGMVFQSYALFPNMTVEKNVAFGLKMQKLPEAQIRQRVLEVLELVELSDYARRYPHQLSGGQCQRVALARSLVTRPRLLLLDEPLSALDARIRRHLRDQIRRIQRELNLTTLFVTHDQEEALTLSDRIVLMNRGKIVQNGDAEALYTQPVDLFAAGFIGNYNLLSAEQATRLTGQPFNSQVAIRPESMLFTAPGQGIPAEILSHSLLGNVIRYRIRAHDVELSVDVLNRSAADLHPAGRKIGLQLEMSTLRQVA; encoded by the coding sequence ATGAGTTACCTTGAGGTCAGAGAGCTGAACAAGTCCTATGGACCGACGCCCATTTTCGAGCAGATTGATTTCAGCGCCGCTGAAGGAGAGTTCGTCACCCTGCTCGGCCCCAGCGGTTGCGGCAAATCGACGCTGCTGCGCTGTCTGGCGGGATTAACCGGCGTCGACAGCGGCGAAATCAGGCTGGAGGGCAAAGATATCGTGCCGCTGGCCCCGCAGAAGCGCGCCATCGGCATGGTGTTCCAGAGCTATGCGCTGTTTCCCAACATGACAGTGGAGAAGAACGTCGCGTTTGGCCTGAAAATGCAGAAACTGCCCGAAGCGCAGATTCGCCAGCGAGTGCTGGAGGTGCTGGAGCTGGTTGAACTCAGTGACTACGCGCGCCGTTATCCGCATCAGCTGTCAGGCGGGCAGTGTCAGCGCGTGGCGCTGGCGCGTTCGCTGGTGACGCGTCCGCGTCTGCTGCTGCTGGATGAGCCACTCTCGGCGCTGGATGCGCGTATCCGTCGCCATCTGCGCGATCAAATCCGCCGCATTCAGCGCGAGCTGAATCTCACTACCCTGTTCGTTACCCACGATCAGGAGGAGGCGCTGACGCTCTCCGACCGCATCGTGCTGATGAACCGGGGCAAAATTGTGCAGAATGGCGATGCCGAAGCGCTGTATACCCAGCCGGTCGATCTCTTTGCCGCCGGATTTATCGGCAACTACAACCTGCTCAGCGCTGAACAGGCGACGCGCCTGACCGGCCAGCCTTTCAACAGCCAGGTCGCCATTCGTCCGGAATCGATGCTGTTCACCGCACCGGGCCAGGGCATTCCTGCGGAAATCCTTAGTCACAGCCTGCTGGGCAACGTGATCCGCTATCGTATCCGGGCCCATGATGTGGAACTTTCGGTGGATGTACTTAACCGTTCGGCCGCGGATTTGCACCCCGCTGGCAGGAAGATTGGTCTACAATTAGAAATGTCGACTTTGCGCCAGGTTGCTTAA
- a CDS encoding alkaline phosphatase family protein produces MKTILVVLDGLSNQVAQHAMGYLHAECSQGNGFYYRMTCELPSLSRPLYECILTGVPPVRSGIIHNGVSRLSRERSVFHFARAAGLTTAAAAYHWVSELYNRTPFVPARDRHTDAPDLPIQFGHFYSDDSYPDSHLFEDAESLRLRHDPDFLLIHPMNIDDAGHKSGLSSSQYRNRARIADGLLSQWMPLWLAEGYQVMVTADHGMNDDRSHGGILPEETTVPLFVFGRAFSLQPDLAPQQTDLCGTLCELLEVAHDKPVCRGLLAEPPR; encoded by the coding sequence ATGAAGACCATCCTGGTAGTGCTGGACGGCCTGAGCAATCAGGTCGCACAACATGCAATGGGTTACCTGCATGCCGAATGCTCACAGGGCAACGGGTTCTATTATCGTATGACCTGTGAATTACCGTCGCTGTCGCGCCCGCTTTATGAGTGCATTCTGACCGGTGTTCCACCGGTCAGAAGCGGCATTATTCATAATGGCGTCAGCCGGTTAAGCCGCGAACGTAGCGTATTTCACTTTGCGCGAGCGGCGGGACTGACGACAGCGGCGGCGGCCTACCACTGGGTGAGTGAGCTTTATAACCGCACCCCGTTCGTTCCGGCGCGCGATCGTCACACCGACGCGCCGGACCTGCCCATTCAGTTTGGCCATTTTTATTCTGACGATAGCTATCCCGACTCGCATCTGTTTGAAGATGCAGAGAGCCTGCGGCTGCGTCACGATCCCGATTTTCTGCTGATCCACCCGATGAATATCGACGATGCCGGTCATAAATCCGGGCTCTCCTCGTCGCAGTACCGCAACCGGGCGCGCATCGCCGACGGCCTGCTGTCGCAATGGATGCCGCTGTGGCTGGCTGAGGGCTATCAGGTGATGGTCACGGCCGATCACGGAATGAATGACGATCGCTCCCACGGCGGGATTCTGCCCGAGGAGACCACGGTGCCGCTGTTTGTCTTTGGCCGCGCGTTCTCGCTGCAGCCCGACCTTGCGCCACAGCAGACTGACCTGTGCGGCACGCTGTGTGAACTGCTTGAGGTGGCGCATGACAAGCCGGTCTGTCGCGGCCTGCTGGCGGAGCCGCCGCGATGA
- a CDS encoding UTRA domain-containing protein, with translation MESIALKTADAIASALLMRIQAGEFSGGRLPAERALSEAFSTTRITLREALGKLEAQGIIYRELRRGWFIAPPRLIYNPLHHSHFHAMAREQGRQATTEVIAAEQVAAHDSVATALRLAPGSAVYCIRRLRRIDGRAVLYVEHYLNPRFFPGLLNEDLTRSLTDLYDQRYGIRYGGARFTILPGPLPEVAAPTLNVAPGSPGLLITRINRNQQKEVIDCDCEYWRYDALCVDVEA, from the coding sequence GTGGAGTCGATAGCACTCAAAACGGCAGATGCGATTGCCAGCGCACTGCTGATGCGTATTCAGGCGGGTGAGTTCAGCGGCGGGCGACTGCCAGCGGAGCGTGCCTTAAGCGAGGCGTTCAGCACCACGCGGATTACTCTGCGGGAAGCGCTGGGCAAGCTGGAAGCGCAGGGCATCATCTACCGCGAACTGCGTCGCGGCTGGTTTATTGCGCCGCCACGCTTAATCTACAACCCACTGCATCACAGCCACTTTCATGCCATGGCGAGGGAGCAGGGACGGCAGGCGACCACCGAAGTCATCGCCGCTGAGCAGGTTGCGGCGCATGACAGCGTAGCGACGGCGCTGCGCCTGGCACCCGGCTCGGCGGTTTACTGCATTCGCCGCCTGCGTCGCATCGATGGGCGCGCGGTGCTCTATGTTGAACACTACCTTAATCCACGTTTTTTCCCCGGTCTGCTCAATGAAGATCTGACCCGTTCCCTGACCGATCTCTATGACCAGCGTTACGGTATTCGATATGGCGGCGCGCGCTTCACGATTCTGCCTGGCCCGTTGCCGGAGGTGGCCGCACCCACGCTGAATGTGGCACCGGGCAGCCCCGGCCTGCTGATTACCCGCATCAACCGCAACCAGCAAAAAGAGGTGATTGACTGCGACTGTGAATACTGGCGCTACGATGCGCTCTGTGTTGATGTAGAGGCCTGA
- a CDS encoding ABC transporter substrate-binding protein, with the protein MKAFIASVVASAVVLTLPVAQAADNDLAALEKAARSEGQVNSVGMPDSWANWKDTWNDISTRYGLKHSDTDMSSAQELAKFDAEKENASADIGDVGAAFGPIAMAKGVTQPYKPTHWDQIPAWAKDKDGNWALAYTGTIAFLIDKQQVKDIPHSWADLKKGKYVVTIGDVGVAAQAANGVLAANYALGGDEKNLKPALAFFADLAKQGRLGVTDPVIANIEKGEVQMAVVWDFNALNYRDQIDKNRYEVVIPSDGSVTSGYTTIINKYAKHPNAAKLTREYIFSDQGQINLAKGYARPIRAEHLTMPADIQARLLPQSEYKNARPVKDQAAWDKSSKMLPRLWQENVIINMQQ; encoded by the coding sequence ATGAAAGCGTTTATCGCCTCTGTAGTAGCCAGTGCTGTAGTCCTCACCCTGCCCGTTGCGCAGGCCGCCGATAACGATCTCGCCGCGCTGGAAAAAGCCGCGCGCAGTGAAGGTCAGGTCAACAGCGTCGGGATGCCGGATAGCTGGGCCAACTGGAAAGATACCTGGAACGACATCAGCACCAGATATGGCCTCAAACACAGCGACACCGATATGTCATCGGCGCAGGAGCTGGCGAAATTCGATGCAGAGAAAGAGAACGCCAGCGCTGACATCGGTGACGTGGGTGCCGCCTTTGGCCCCATCGCGATGGCTAAGGGCGTGACCCAGCCCTACAAACCCACGCACTGGGATCAGATTCCGGCCTGGGCCAAAGATAAAGACGGAAACTGGGCGCTGGCCTATACCGGCACCATCGCCTTTCTGATCGACAAGCAGCAGGTTAAAGATATTCCTCACAGCTGGGCCGATCTGAAGAAAGGTAAGTATGTGGTCACTATCGGTGACGTCGGCGTGGCTGCTCAGGCGGCTAATGGCGTGCTGGCTGCAAACTACGCTTTAGGCGGTGATGAAAAGAATCTGAAACCGGCGCTGGCGTTCTTTGCCGATCTGGCCAAACAGGGTCGTCTTGGCGTGACCGATCCGGTGATCGCCAACATCGAAAAAGGCGAAGTGCAGATGGCGGTGGTGTGGGACTTTAACGCCCTGAACTACCGTGACCAGATCGATAAAAACCGCTACGAAGTGGTGATCCCATCGGATGGCTCAGTGACCTCCGGCTACACCACCATCATCAACAAATATGCGAAACACCCTAACGCCGCAAAACTGACGCGCGAATATATCTTCTCAGACCAGGGACAGATCAATCTGGCTAAAGGCTATGCGCGCCCGATTCGTGCCGAGCATCTGACGATGCCAGCGGACATTCAGGCTCGCCTGCTGCCGCAGTCAGAATATAAAAATGCCCGTCCGGTTAAGGATCAGGCTGCCTGGGATAAATCGTCGAAAATGCTGCCGCGCCTGTGGCAGGAAAACGTCATCATCAACATGCAGCAGTAA
- a CDS encoding ABC transporter permease, whose product MSRAEHLYHRIMVGLLFTLLALPLLATLLYAISSDWSNTILPQGYSLKWFIQLWSDPRFLTALGHSLLICFGALLFSLVLVLPAMFVIAYYFPRLDSVMNILILMPFAVPPVVSSVGLLQLYSSSPLMLTGTPWILIGCYFTIALPFIYRALANNMQAINLKELIDAAQLLGASTSQAALWVVLPNLRKGMLIAVLLSFSFLIGEFVFANLLVGNRYETLQVYLFNMRNGSGHFTSALVISYFFVVLLVTWLANALNPERG is encoded by the coding sequence ATGTCACGTGCTGAGCACCTCTATCACCGGATCATGGTCGGGTTACTCTTTACCCTGCTGGCGCTGCCGTTGCTGGCTACGCTGCTCTATGCGATCTCGTCCGACTGGAGCAACACCATTCTGCCGCAGGGTTACAGCCTGAAGTGGTTCATCCAGCTCTGGAGCGACCCGCGTTTTCTGACGGCGCTGGGCCATTCGCTGCTGATTTGCTTTGGTGCGCTGCTCTTCTCGCTGGTGCTGGTGCTGCCCGCCATGTTTGTAATCGCTTACTATTTCCCACGACTGGATTCAGTGATGAATATCCTGATCCTGATGCCCTTCGCCGTGCCGCCGGTGGTGTCATCGGTGGGATTACTCCAGCTCTACTCTTCGTCACCGCTGATGCTGACCGGCACGCCGTGGATCTTAATCGGCTGTTATTTCACCATCGCGCTGCCCTTTATCTACCGGGCGCTGGCAAATAATATGCAGGCGATCAACCTCAAAGAGCTGATCGATGCTGCACAGCTGCTGGGTGCCAGCACCTCGCAGGCGGCGCTGTGGGTGGTGCTGCCCAACCTGCGCAAAGGGATGCTGATTGCCGTGCTGCTCTCATTCTCCTTCCTGATTGGTGAGTTTGTCTTCGCTAACCTGCTGGTCGGCAATCGCTATGAAACCCTGCAGGTTTACCTCTTCAACATGCGTAACGGCAGCGGTCACTTCACCAGCGCGCTGGTGATCTCCTACTTCTTTGTGGTGCTGCTGGTCACCTGGCTGGCCAACGCCCTGAATCCCGAACGAGGCTGA
- the ubiC gene encoding chorismate lyase: MSQDALSLLRSLNWLSPSQATLAPPLLDWLMEEDSMTRRFEQHCQRVTVQPLREGFIDASELGEERALLPDDERFWLREVLLFGDDQPWLAGRTLVPESTLNGPEAMLQQLGTRPLGRYLFSSSTLTRDFIDPGQVEGLWGRRSRLRLSGKPLLLTELFLPASPLYRDLA, translated from the coding sequence ATGTCGCAAGACGCACTCAGCTTATTACGTTCGCTCAACTGGCTTTCTCCGTCGCAGGCCACCCTTGCGCCGCCCTTGCTCGACTGGCTGATGGAGGAAGATTCAATGACGCGCCGTTTTGAACAGCACTGTCAGCGGGTCACGGTTCAGCCGCTGCGGGAAGGCTTTATCGACGCCAGCGAGTTAGGTGAGGAAAGGGCGTTGTTGCCAGACGATGAACGCTTCTGGCTGCGTGAAGTACTGCTGTTCGGCGACGATCAGCCCTGGCTGGCGGGCCGCACGCTGGTGCCGGAAAGCACCCTCAACGGACCAGAGGCGATGCTGCAACAGCTTGGCACCCGTCCGCTGGGTCGCTACCTCTTCTCCTCATCGACGCTGACCCGCGATTTCATTGATCCGGGCCAGGTAGAGGGCTTGTGGGGACGGCGTTCGCGCCTGCGTCTCTCCGGCAAACCGCTGCTGCTGACTGAACTGTTTTTACCGGCATCGCCACTCTATCGCGATCTGGCCTGA
- a CDS encoding ABC transporter permease subunit, producing MKGKGFALLLLLPFTLFWVAFQLAPLLWIAINSFWSDMNSQWGWDNYHDILTSPFYQQAFRFSLDISLWSSVWGLLIALVTGYSLHQLGGGRLQRFLISFTNMTSNFAGVPLAFAFVILLGLNGCLTLLLRHYGVIEGFRLFSRNGMVLVYTWFQIPLGVLLLYPAFDGLKKEWQESAALLGASRWRYWWHIGLPILFPALLGTFVILLANALGAYATIYALTTGNFNVVPVRIAALVSGDISLDPNTGSALAMLLVAIMALITLVQQYLVRRSYLNAKQP from the coding sequence ATGAAGGGAAAAGGATTCGCACTGCTGCTGCTGTTACCTTTCACCCTGTTCTGGGTCGCCTTTCAGCTGGCACCGCTGCTGTGGATTGCCATCAACAGCTTCTGGAGTGATATGAACAGCCAGTGGGGCTGGGATAACTATCACGACATCCTCACCTCACCGTTCTACCAGCAGGCATTTCGCTTTTCGCTGGATATCTCCCTCTGGTCCAGCGTCTGGGGATTACTGATTGCGCTGGTCACCGGTTATTCGCTGCATCAGCTCGGCGGCGGACGACTGCAGCGCTTTCTTATCTCGTTTACCAACATGACCAGCAACTTTGCCGGTGTCCCGCTGGCGTTTGCCTTTGTGATTCTGCTGGGGCTGAACGGCTGCCTGACGCTGCTGCTGCGCCATTATGGTGTGATTGAGGGCTTCAGACTCTTTTCCCGCAACGGCATGGTGCTGGTCTACACCTGGTTCCAGATCCCGCTGGGTGTGTTACTGCTCTACCCGGCGTTCGACGGACTGAAAAAAGAGTGGCAGGAGTCCGCTGCACTGCTGGGCGCCAGCCGCTGGCGCTACTGGTGGCATATTGGCCTGCCGATTCTGTTCCCGGCGCTGCTCGGCACCTTTGTCATCCTGCTGGCGAATGCGCTGGGCGCTTACGCCACGATTTACGCCCTGACCACCGGTAATTTCAACGTGGTTCCGGTGCGCATCGCCGCGCTGGTGTCGGGTGATATCTCGCTCGATCCCAACACCGGCAGCGCGCTGGCGATGCTGCTGGTGGCCATCATGGCGCTGATCACCCTGGTGCAGCAGTATCTGGTGCGCCGTAGCTATCTCAATGCGAAACAGCCATGA
- the psiE gene encoding phosphate-starvation-inducible protein PsiE, with amino-acid sequence MSDKNPLARHLATVLQWVLNLGLLSLAIILIVFLGKETIHLANVLFSTGEQASSYLLIEGIVIYFLYFEFIALIVKYFQSGYHFPLRYFVYIGITAIIRLIIVDHKNPFDTLCYSAAILILVVTLWLANSNRLKRE; translated from the coding sequence ATGAGTGACAAAAATCCTTTGGCCCGCCACCTTGCAACGGTACTGCAATGGGTGCTGAATCTGGGTCTGCTGAGTCTGGCGATCATCCTGATCGTCTTTTTAGGCAAAGAAACTATCCATCTGGCAAATGTACTGTTCAGCACCGGCGAGCAGGCCTCTTCCTATCTGCTGATTGAGGGAATCGTCATTTATTTCCTCTACTTCGAATTTATCGCCCTGATAGTGAAGTACTTTCAGTCGGGCTATCACTTTCCGTTGCGCTATTTTGTCTATATCGGTATCACGGCCATTATCCGCCTGATTATCGTCGACCATAAAAATCCCTTCGATACGCTCTGCTACTCTGCGGCGATTCTGATTCTGGTGGTCACGCTGTGGCTGGCAAACAGCAACCGCCTGAAACGCGAGTAA